Proteins encoded together in one Vicinamibacterales bacterium window:
- a CDS encoding Zn-dependent hydrolase: MHLSRRTFLLSAANAAAFSLAGAPAWSRAAPPVIRVNAARLREHIERLSEFGRPPGGGFAEGVTRVGYSDADLAGRGYVLQLMKAAGLETRIDAAANIIGRRPGAGAASKPIVFGSHVDSVPSGGNFDGPLGTLAAIEVAQTLFERGLTTGHPLEVVAWTNEEGVAYGNGLCGSRAAAGELVPGELDQVWNGVRKADAVRTLGGDPDRIADARRAPGSIHAYLELHIEQGGVLDRAGVPIGVVEGIVAIDRYECSVRGAVNHAGTTPMPDRHDALLAASRLVQAVNEIVTREPGRQVGTVGRLDVTPNAPNVVPGLVRMTVELRDLSAEKLVRLAGGVRARADEIAAATGTTIELTRSSHHEAALADPGVRAAIAQSADDLGFAHVSLPSGAGHDAQMLARLGPMGMVFVPSIGGISHSPRERTSWDDCSRGADVLLRSVLAVDRL, from the coding sequence ATGCACCTCAGTCGACGCACGTTCCTGCTGTCAGCGGCCAACGCGGCCGCCTTCTCACTTGCCGGCGCGCCAGCGTGGTCGAGAGCGGCGCCCCCGGTCATTCGGGTCAACGCCGCGCGTTTGCGCGAACACATCGAGCGACTGAGCGAATTCGGCCGGCCGCCTGGCGGCGGCTTCGCCGAGGGCGTGACGCGGGTGGGCTACTCGGACGCCGATCTCGCCGGGCGCGGCTATGTGCTCCAGCTCATGAAGGCCGCCGGCCTCGAGACGCGCATCGACGCCGCCGCGAACATCATCGGCCGCCGGCCGGGAGCCGGCGCCGCGTCGAAGCCGATTGTGTTCGGGTCGCACGTGGACTCCGTCCCGTCCGGCGGCAACTTCGACGGGCCGCTCGGGACGCTGGCGGCGATCGAGGTCGCGCAGACGCTGTTCGAACGCGGTCTCACGACCGGCCATCCACTCGAGGTCGTGGCCTGGACCAACGAGGAGGGCGTCGCCTACGGCAACGGGCTGTGCGGCAGCCGCGCCGCCGCCGGGGAGTTGGTGCCCGGCGAGTTGGATCAGGTGTGGAACGGGGTGCGCAAGGCCGACGCGGTCAGGACACTCGGTGGCGACCCCGACCGCATCGCCGACGCGCGCCGGGCCCCTGGTTCGATCCACGCGTATCTGGAACTGCACATCGAGCAGGGCGGCGTGTTGGACCGGGCCGGCGTTCCCATCGGGGTCGTGGAGGGCATCGTCGCGATCGATCGCTACGAGTGCAGTGTCCGCGGTGCCGTGAACCACGCGGGCACGACGCCGATGCCAGACCGCCACGATGCGTTGTTGGCTGCGTCGCGGCTCGTGCAGGCCGTGAACGAGATCGTGACGAGGGAGCCCGGCCGCCAGGTCGGCACCGTGGGCCGGCTCGACGTGACCCCGAATGCACCGAACGTCGTTCCGGGCCTCGTGCGCATGACGGTGGAGCTCCGTGACCTGTCGGCGGAGAAGCTCGTGCGGCTGGCAGGAGGGGTGCGTGCCCGCGCGGATGAGATCGCGGCGGCAACCGGGACGACGATCGAGCTGACGCGGAGCAGTCACCATGAAGCGGCGCTCGCCGACCCTGGCGTGCGGGCGGCGATCGCGCAAAGCGCAGACGACCTTGGCTTCGCGCACGTCTCGCTACCGAGCGGCGCGGGTCACGACGCCCAGATGCTGGCGCGCCTTGGACCCATGGGCATGGTCTTCGTGCCCTCCATCGGCGGCATCAGCCATTCGCCGCGCGAGCGGACCTCGTGGGACGACTGCTCCCGCGGCGCCGACGTCCTGTTGCGGAGCGTATTGGCGGTCGATCGCCTCTGA